CCTTCGATCATCCGGATGAGTGCGTTTTCGTCCATGACCTCGCCGCGGGCCGTGTTGACCACATAGGCATCCTGTTTCAGGAGCTTCAGCCGGCGGGCGGACAGGAGATGGAACGTGCCCGGCGTGTGCGGGCAGTGGATTGATACCACGTCCATGCGCGCCAGCATCTGGTCGAGGCTCTCCCAATAGGTGGCTTCCAGGTCTTCTTCGACACCTTCCGGCAGGCGGCGGCGGTTGTGATAATGGATCGACATGCCGAAAGCCTTGGCGCGGCGGGCAACGGCCTGTCCGATGCGGCCCATGCCGATGATGCCGAGGCGTTTGCCCCAGATCCGGTGGCCCAGCATCCAGGTTGGCGACCAGCCGGCCCAATCGCCGGACTCAATTGCCTTGATGCCTGTGGCAAGACGCCGCGGCACGGCCAGGATCAGCGCCATGGTCATGTCGGCAGTGTCTTCGGTCAGGACACCCGGCGTGTTGGTGACATTGATGCCGCGGTTGTTGGCGCTGACAACGTCGATATTGTCGACACCATTGCCGAAATTGGCGATCAGCTTGAGATTTTCGCCGGCCTGAGACAGGACGGACGAATCGATTCGGTCGGTCACCGTCGGCACCAGCACATCGGCCGTTCGCACGGCTTCGACCAGCTCGGCCTGGCTGAAGGGCCTGTCATTTTCATTGAGTCGCGTTTCGAAAAGTTCGCGCATCCGCGTTTCGACCACTTCCGGAAGTTTCCGGGTGACAACAACGACAGGCTTCTTTTTCGCCATACCAAACTGCCTTTCGCGCTTCGTTAAGGTTCTGTTAACCTCAACGGGACCACTTTGACGCCGCGCGTGACGCGAGCGGAAGAGACCATACCCTTTTCCTTACCAGATGGTCCGGCAGAAACAAGGGATCGGTTTCATTCGCCGCGCTTTCCCAGCCGAAGGAATTGCCAACGCTGGTTTTCACGCAAATTATTCGCTACAGCTTTGCCTCAGAACAGCGATCAATAACAATTGGACAACCGGACATAATGGCTTCTACGTACGCAGCGACCCGGCTCTTTCTGTGTCTCATGGCATTTGTGGTCGGGCTTGCCGCCGTGCCGGCTTCCGCCTGGGCGCAGGGAAACGGAACCCGGGCCACCGATTTGCCGTTGCCGCGCTTTGTCAGCCTCAAATCCGACCGGGTGAACGTGCGCATCGGCCCGTCCCGGGAACACAAGATTGCCTGGACATTCGTCCAGTCCGGTTTGCCGGTGGAAATCATCCAGGAGTTCGAAAACTGGCGCCAGATCCGTGACTGGGAAGGCAAGACCGGCTGGGTGTTCCACTCGCTCCTGTCGGGCCGCCGGACGGCCCTGATCACGCCCTGGGAAAAGTCCAATCTGACACCGCTGCGTGCCCGGTCCCGGTCCGATGCCAATATTGTCGCCGAACTGGAACCCTTCGTCCTGACATCCATCACCGAATGTGCCGGTGGCTGGTGCCGGGTCAATGGCGACAATTACGACGGCTGGCTCGACCAGACGCGTCTCTTCGGCGTTTATCCCGACGAGACCCTGGAGGACTGATCGGGGAAGCAGTGACTTTCTCGAGCCTGTGAATTGGCTGTTTGAGCATCTTCCTCTCCTTGTCATCCCGGTTCGGCGTTAGCTGAGACCGGGACAAATAAAAAAAGGCGGCCAGTCGGCCGCCTTTTTCGATTCCAGCCAGTCAGCAGCTTCAGTCTGCCTTGACTTCCTGAGCCTTCAGCTCTTCGAGGCGTGGCATGGACATGATGTTGTAGCCGCTGTCGACAAAATGCACTTCGCCGGTGACGCCGCCGGACAGGTCCGACAGCAGATAGAGGCCGGTTCCGCCGATTTCGTCGAGGGAAACGGTCCGGCAAAGCGGCGAATTGCGCTTCTGGAAGTTGAACATCAGCCGGGCGTCCGAAACACCGGACCCTGCCAAAGTGCGCACGGGGCCGGCGGAGATCGCATTCACACGGATGTTCTGTTCGCCATAGTCCACGGCCAGGTAACGGACAGAGGATTCCAGGGCCGCCTTGGCAACGCCCATGACGTTGTAGTTCGGCATGACCTTGGTCGAGCCGCCATAGGTCAGCGTGACCAGCGAACCGCCATTCGGCATGATGGCTGCTGCGCGCTTGGCGATCTCCGTGAAGGAGAAGCAGGAGATCATCATGGTGCGGGTGAAGTTTTCCCGCGTGGTGTCGGCATATTTGCCGCGCAGCTCCGACTTGTCGGAAAAGGCCACGGCGTGCACCAGGAAGTCGATGCTGCCCCAGTCTTCCTTGAGACGATCAAACACCGCGTCGACCGAGGCAACGTCTTCCACATCGCACGGGACGAGGATATTCGAGCCGACGGAGTCAGCGAGCGGCTTGGCGCGTTTGCCGAAAGCTTCACCCTGATAGGTGAAGGCAAGTTCGGCGCCGTGATCGGCAAGGGTCTTGGCGATCCCCCAGGCAATGGAGTGATCGTTGGCAACGCCCATGATCAGGCCGCGTTTGCCCTTCATCAGTTCAGACATTCAAAGCTCCTCAACCGTGATAGCGCGACAGCGCAAGCGAGGCGTTGGTGCCGCCGAAGCCGAAGCTGTTGGAAAGGACCGTGTCGAGGCCGGCATTGTCGACCCGCTCAGTGACGATTTCCTCCGGCTTCAGGGCCGGATCGAGTTCGTTCACATTGGCCGAGGCCGTGATGAAATCGTTCTGCAGCATCAGGAGGCAATAGATCGCTTCCTGGACACCGGTCGCGCCCAGGCTGTGGCCGGTGAGCGACTTGGTCGAGGACGCCGGCGGCTGGTTTTCGCCGAAGACCCGGCGGATCGCCTCGATCTCGCCGACATCGCCGACCGGGGTCGAGGTGCCGTGCGTGTTGATGTAGTCGACCTTGCGATCGCCAAGGGTTTCGATGGCAAGACGCATGCAGCGCTCGCCGCCTTCCCCGGACGGGGCCACCATGTCGTAGCCGTCGGAATTGGCGGCATAGCCGGTGACTTCGGCATAGATTTTCGCGCCACGGGCCTTGGCGTGTTCCAGTTCCTCCAGAACGACAACACCACCACCACCGGCAATGACAAAACCGTCGCGGGTTGCGTCATAGGCACGGGCAGCTGTTTCCGGGGTGTCGTTATATTTGGAAGACATGGCGCCCATGGCGTCGAACAGGCAGGACAGGGTCCAGTCGAGTTCCTCGCCGCCACCGGCAAACATCACGTCCTGCTTGCCGAACTGGATCTGTTCGGTGGCTGCCCCGATGCAGTGCGCGGAGGTCGAGCAGGCCGAGGTGATGGAATAGTTGATGCCCTTGATCTTGAACGGTGTTGCCAGGCAGGCAGAGTTGGTCGAGCTCATGCCGCGGGTCACCATGAACGGGCCCATGCGCTTGGGTGCGCCCTTTTCCAGAACGATCTGGTGCGCCTGGAACAGGTTCTTGGTGGACGGCCCACCGGAGCCCATGATCAGGCCGGTGCGGGTGTTGGAGATATCGCTCTCCTCAAGCCCGGAATCGGCGATCGCCTGCTCCATGGAGATGTAGTTATAGGCGGCACCATCGCCCATGAACCGCAGCTGACGCTTGTCGATCAGCGAGGGAATATCGACATTCGGCATGCCGTGCACCTGGCTGCGGAAGCCGTGTTCGGCGTAATCCGGAGCAAAGCTGATGCCCGATTTGCCTTCCCTGAGGCTGGCCAGCACTTCCTGTGCGTTTGATCCGATGGAAGATACGATTCCCAGACCGGTGACGACAACGCGTCTCATTGCGGACTCCTATGGTCTTATCCGGCACGGCATGGCTTCAAGGAGTTCAGCAGCCTGCCGGCCTGTATGTAATATGCAAACCGGCGCTTCCAATCAGAAAGAAGCGCCGGCGAAACAGTCGATCATGCGAATGGGTGTCAGACTTTTGACAGGCCCACGCGCAGGTCGGTTGCCTTGTAGATCTGTTCACCGTCGGCTTTCAGCCAGCCATCGGCAATGCCCAGCACCAGACGGCCCTTCATGACCCGCTTGAAGTCGATGCCGTATTCAACCAGCTTGACGTCCGGCGTGACCATGCCCTTGAACTTGATTTCGCCGGTCGAGAGCGCCATGCCCTTGCCTTCCAGACCCTGCCAGCCAAGGTGAAAGCCGGTCAGCTGCCAAAGGGCGTCCAGTCCGAGGCAGCCCGGCATGATCGGATTGCCCTGGAAGTGACACGGGAAGAACCAGAGGTCCGGCTTGATGTCGAACTCGGCGCGGGCATATCCCTTGTCATACTCACCGCCGGTTTCCGAGATATCGGTGATCCGGTCGAACATCAGCATCGGCGGCAGCGGCAATTGTGCGTTGCCCGGGCCAAACAGCTCGCCGCGGCCGCAGGCGAGCAGGTCTTCATAATCGTAGCTGGAGCGGCGCTCGGTCATTCAGGATCCGTTTTTTGTGTCCCGCCCGCGTTCAGACAAGGGCCGGATTGGTTTGTTTTCGGTTCGATTGCGGCGCCTTCCTACCACAGGGGAACCATGACCGAAAGATGTCACTTGCGCGAAGTTGCTGGGTTTTTCCGGTCTTTTACTCGATTTCAGCATTATCCGTGACGTTGTCCGGCCTCCCTTGCCGGATCGGACCTGTCGTTTAAAACTTGCATCTTGGGTGCAAGAAATGGCAGATATAGGCCCATGATCGTGGAAACGCGGCCGGAAAACAAGCTTGCCGCGCGCTGATTGCGCCCACAAAACCGTGTTTGAAGACCTGGATCGGAACGGAATGACAACACACATGGCATCAGAAATTGCCGGCAAGGATGTGACCGGCATGCTGCGGACAGCGGGTCTGCGGCCGACACGCCAACGTGTATCCCTGGCGGAACTGCTCTATTCGAAGGGCGACCGTCATATCTCCGCCGAGTTGCTCCATGAGGAAGCCGTGGCCGCCAACGTGCCGGTCTCGCTGGCAACCGTCTACAACACGCTGCACCAGTTCACCGAAGTCGGGCTTCTGCGTGAAGTCGCGATCGATGGCAACAAGACCTATTTCGACACCAACACCTCCGATCACCACCACTTCTTCATTGAAGGCGAAAACCGGGTGATCGACATTCCGGGCGAAGGTGTTGGCATCGGCAGCCTGCCGGAAGCACCGGAAGGCATGGAAGTCGTGCGTGTCGATGTGGTTGTCCGGGTGCGCGAAAAGCGCTGACCGTCAGCCGAGACCGGCTTCGACGTAGCGCAGTTTCCAGACATAGTAGTTGGCGGTGGAGCCGATCTCCTCCAGATGGCGCTGTCCGCTGGGCTCAAACCCCAGTTTGAGCAGCAGGTTGGCGGAGCGGTCATTGTCCGGATGGGTGATCGCGCAAAGAGTGCGCAAGTTGAGTTCACCTGCGGAAAAATCCAGAACAGCCTGGCCGGCTTCCCGTCCATATCCCTTGCCGCGGTGACAGGACAGAAAGGCAAATCCGAGATCCGGGTATTTCAGCTCCTTGCGCACCACCAGACCGCAGACGCCGATCGGTTCACCCGTCTCCTTCAATTCCACCAGCCACAGCCCAACGCCCTGGGCGGCAAACCGGACCAGCGACTTTGACTTGATGTAGGTGGCCGCGTCTTCCGGGCTGTCAATTCCGTAGTCATGGATGAACCGCTTGTAGTCGGGCTCACTCATCAGCGTTTGGTAAAAAACGGCATCGTTGGGAGACGGCAGGCGGAAACGCAGGCGTTCGCTGGTCGGAAAAGGTCCAAGCGGAAAGGTCACGCGGCGCTCTCCTTGTCGATCTGGGCTTTGGTGCGAAGAGCGATCTCCGGAACGGCGTCGAAAGGTTCCTTTTCCGGGCTGCGGCAGAGATCGTAGATGACGCAGCGCCGGCATTCCGGTTTGCGCGCCTTGCAGATGTAGCGCCCATGCAGGATCAGCCAGTGGTGGGCATGCAGGGAAAACTCCTTGGGCACCGCCTTTTCCATCGCCTTTTCGACATCCAGTGGCGTCTTGCCCGGTGCGATGCCGATACGGTTGCCGAGGCGGAAAAGGTGGGTGTCGACGGCAATGGTCGGATGCCCGAAAAAGATGTTCAGCACCACATTGGCGGTCTTGCGGCCGACGCCGGGCAGCTTTTCCAGCGCTTCGCGGTCTTCCGGAACCTCGCCGCCATGATCTCTGATCAGCTGTTCGGACAGGAGAATGACGTTCTTGGCCTTGGTCTTGAAAAGACCGATGGTGCGGATTTCCTCGCGCACCTTGTCTTCGCCCAGCGCGACCATCTTCTCAGGTGTGTCGGCAATCTCGAACAGGTGTTTGGTTGCCCGGTTGACACCGACATCGGTTGCCTGTGCCGACAGGACCACGGCGACCAGCAGCGTATAGGCGTTGACATAGTCAAGTTCGCCTTCCGGTTCCGGATTGTCGGCATGAAAGCGCTGGAAAATGGCGTAGGTCTCGGCCTTGGAATAGCGAGACCGTTTCAGGACCCTGCCCGGATTGTCCACGGAGGGCGCTTTCCGTTTTGGCTTGGCTTTCGAGGCGGGGCGTTTGGATGCCTTGGCGGCGGCGGGGCTCTTTGCTTGGCTCATGTTCTCTCTATAATCAGACCTCATGAGCGAGAACAATCCGAAACCCGAGCCGGAGGACGATTTTGAGCGGCGCAACCGGCCGTTTTTTACAGCCGTGCTGACGCCACACCGGTCTCTTGGCCCGAATGGTTTCCTGATCCTGATGATCTGTTTCGGCCTGATCTGTTTTGTCTCCGGGATCGTGTTCCTGAGCATTGGCGCCTGGCCGGTCTTCGGCTTCTTCGGGCTCGATATCGCTCTTCTGTGGTTTGCCTTCCGTCTGAACTACCGGTCCGCGCAGGCGTTTGAGGAAGTCTCCGTGTCCCGCACGGAGATCGTCATCCGCAAGGTGGGACCCGGAAAACGCTTCCAGGAATATTCCTTCAATCCCGTCTGGGTCCGGCTGAAAATCGACCGGTTGGAGGATGAAGGCGTGGTTGCCGTGTCGCTGACCAGCCGCGGGGAAAGCATTGACTTGGGCAATTTCTTGAATCCGGACGATCGCACCAGTTTTGCCGGCGCCATTGCCAACGCGCTTGCGGTTGCCAAGGCAGGCGGCGTCTAGGGACCTGACCCTAAGGTTCCTGTTCCGCTGATTGCGGCTGAACGCGCAGTGTCGCAAGCAGAACGACAAGAGCTGTCACTGAACTTGCCGCAGCGACCAGCAGAACCGTTCTGAAATCCGTGGCCGTGGCGATGAAGCCCATGGACACGCTGCCGATCAGCCCGCCCAGAAAGAGGCTGTTCATGTAGACGGCCGTTGCGCGGCCGGGACGGTCCGGTGCGAAACTCTGGACAAAGCTGATGGCAACGCCGGCAAAAAGCCCATAATAGGTTCCTTCCAGCATGGAAACCGCGATGACCTGCCACAACTGGGTGACTTCGGCGAAGAGAAGCATGCTGGTGGCGGCCAGGACGGCGGCCAGCATCAGCACCTGGCGGATGCCGATGCGCTCGGCCAGCCGGACAGAACCAAAAATGACGAACACTTCGAGAAGGCATTTCACGGAGAGGGACAGGCCAGGTGTTTGCCCGGGCAGGCCGACTTCCTGCACGAAATAAAGGGGCATCGCAGAGACAAACAGCGAATTGGTGATCACGAATCCAAGGCAAATCAGCCCCGCCACCATCAGGCCCCAGTTGATCGGATCTTTGCCGCGATCCGATTTCGGGCGCGGTTCGGCTTTGAATTGAGCCGGCACCACGATTTGCCAGAGGGTGGCATAGGCCAGACCGATCCCGAAGGCCACGGCAAACGCCGAAGTGAAACCGAATGCAGCCACCAGCGAGAAGGAAAGGGCCGGACCGATCATCCAGGCAAGAGACACCGTCATGCGCAGCCAGGAATTGACCCGGGTGATATCCAGTCCCTCTCGTTCCGCATAAAGCCGGCCGAAGGTGAAGATGATGCCTGACCCGGTGTTGGAAAGGCTCGTCAGGGGGGCCACCAGCAACAGGAGCATCCAGAGATTGCTTACCTGTGTGAGCAGGGCCGAAACGGTCAGAAAGGCGAAAACGGAAAAGCGCAGCAGGCGTCGGACTGCATAACCATGGTCGAGCCTCTCCCCGGCCCAGCGATTTGCGACCAGCGTCAGTGGCAGAACGATGCCGGTATAAAGACCGATCTGCCAGGGCGCAGCGCCAAGGCCTTCGACGATGAAGAAGCTCATCAACGGTATCAGGGCGGAGACGCCCAGCGACTGCGAAAACTGAAGAAAAAGGATTAGCACCACCTGCCGGGGGAGCTGAAACGACATGAACACGGAGAAACCTGGAGACCGGAGGAAATAGGGTCACAAGCCTAGGCCGGAACCGTTCTTCTGTCACCAGATCAGTTGTCTGAAACGCAATTGCCACCGCACACGCTTGCCGCAATCGATTTGGTCTTCCCCGCCCGGCGTTGAAAACCTGAACGTCTATTGAGCGCCTTGCTCATCTCCCGTTCAGATTCGGGTGGCTAAGAAGCATCATCTTTTTGATTCTCAATTCGAAAATCATGTGATCCCGGGCAGGGAACCGGATTTCGAACAATCGGATTTGCAGGTATGTGGAAGACACTTTTGGGAAGCGGCCTTCTGGCTGCAGGGCTTTTTGCGCTGGGCGGGTGTGCGGCTGTCACCAAGGAACAATGCGTGGCCGGAGACTGGGCGGATCTCGGCAAGGCCCACGCCTCGGTTGGCAAGCCAACCAGTCATCTGGACGAAGTGGTCAAGAGCTGCGGCAAGCACGGGATCACGCCGGACACAAATGCCTATCTGTCTGGCTGGCATCGCGGCGTTCAGAATTACTGCACACCGCTCAATGGCTTCACCCTCGGAAAACAATACAAGACCAAGTCGCCGATCTGCCCACCTGCCCTCGCTTCCCGCTTCGAGCATGCCTATCAGCTGGGATTTGTGATCTGGACTGCTGAAAACAGGGTTGATGACGCGCGATCGGAGGTCAGGTCCCTGGAAGATCGGCTTGACCGCCTGGAAGACGACCTGACCGATCTGGACTGCAAATCGAAAACCAGGAAAGACGATCGCAAGGAGTGTCGCAAGAAACGCAAGCGCCTGCGCGGCAAGGTCCGGGATACCGAATATGATCTGAGGGCTGCCCGCGACGACCTGGAAGATACCCGCATCGAGGCGGAAATTGTGACGGCCCGGATCAATGCGGAGGCCGGCCGGCAATTTGGCTGGTAGTTGTGAAACGCGCTTGTGGCCGATCCTTCTAGACGCCGCTTAAGCGGCTCTTGAGGATCTGGCCCAAAAGTGATGGCCGGGGCGAATGCTTCAGTCACATTTGTCATTCCCGCGAAAGCGGGAAACCAGGACTCCGTGAGGTTAGATTTTATTTATAGCGCCGATTCATGAGGTTACTGGGTCCCCGCTTTCGCGGGGAAGACAACCGAGAGGGGGCGAGTTCGTGCCAGGAACGATGAAAGCTCCGTCTTAGATCACTTTCGGGCCAGACACTCAGGATGAGGCCTATATGGGGGGTGAAAAAGACTTCACCCCATTTTCTGCGTCATCCCGAGGAGGGCCAAAGGCCCGTCTCGAAGGATCGGCCAAAGGCACCAGACCCACTCTTTTTCTCAGCCGTCCCGCTCAACCCGCAGCTTCTTCAGCTGGTAAAGCGCCTCCAGCGCCTCTCTGGGAGTCATGTCGTCCGGGTCGATCTCGTCCAGCGCGTCCGCAAACGGGTCAGGCTCCGCAAAACCGGTGGCGCTGGGCGGCGGTGGGGCGATGCTGGCGAAAAGCGGCAGCTCATCGATCAGGTTTTCAGCCGGAGAGCGCCGGTCCTGTTCCTCCAGCTGGCCGAGCACCTGCTTGGAACGTTCAACCACGGAGGCCGGAAGACCGGCCAGCTTGGCGACCTGAATGCCGTAGGAGCGGTCGGCGGCGCCCGGCACGATCTCGTGCAGGAAGATCACCTCGCCGTTCCACTCCTTCACCGACACGGTCGCGTTTGAAAGACGTTCGAGCTTGGCCGAAAGGGCGGTCAGCTCATGGTAATGGGTGGCAAAGAGGGCCCGTGAACGGTTGACCTCATGCAGATGTTCGATGGTGGCCCAGGCGATCGACAGACCGTCAAACGTCGCGGTGCCGCGACCGATTTCATCGAGGATCACCAGCGACCGGTCGCCTGCCTGATTGAGGATCGCGGCGGTCTCGACCATTTCCACCATGAAGGTGGAGCGGCCGCGGGCAAGATCATCCGCCGCACCCACACGGGAAAACAGCCTGTCGACCACGCCAATATGGGCCGAGGCCGCCGGGACGAAGGCGCCCATCTGAGCCAGCACGGCTATGAGTGCGTTCTGGCGCAGGAAGGTCGACTTACCGGCCATGTTCGGACCGGTGATCAGCCAGATGTGACCGATATCCTCATCGGCTTCAGGACCGAGATCGGCGTCATTGGCAACGAAGCTTTCGCCACCGGCTTTTTTCAGGGCCCGTTCGACCACCGGATGGCGGCCACCCTTGATGTCGAAGGCACGGCTGTCATCCACGGTTGGGCGAACATATCCCTCTTCCTGGGCCAGCTTTGCCAGGGCCGCGGACACATCGAGGATACCAAGGCCCTGGGCGGCGGATTTGATCGCTTCGCCGGCGTCGATGATCGCCTGGGCCAGCCGGTCGAAAATCTCCAGTTCAATCGCAAGAGACCGTTCGCCGGCGCTGGCAATCTTGGATTCCAGGTCGGCCAGTTCGGTTGTGGTGAAGCGCATGGCGCCCGCCATGGTCTGGCGGTGAATGAACCGGCCCGGATCGGCCGTCAGTTTCTCCGTCTGGGCCGTCGGCGCCTCGATGAACCAGCCCAGCACGTTGTTGTGCTTGATCTTCAGGGATCTGACACCGAGCTCTTCGGAATAGTCGGCCTGAAGCTTGGCGATCACCTTGCGGCTTTCATCACGCAAGGCGCGGAGTTCGTCGAGGTCTGCGTTGAAGTCGGAGGAAATGAAGCCGCCGTCCCGTTTCAGAAGCGGCGGTTCCTCCTTGATCGCGGCCACCAGTTCAGCGCCCAGTTCATGAGGCGCCTGCTCCAGGCTGGCGCGGGCCGCGGCGATTTCTGCCGGAATCTCGACAGGACTGGAGGCCGTCTGGTCCAGCACGCTTCGCGCGGCTTCCAGCCCTTGCGCAATCGACAGGATATCCCGGGGGCCGCCGCGATTGAGCGCAATACGTGACAGGGCGCGGGCCATGTCCGGTGCGCCTTTCAGCGTCTGACGCAGGCTTTCGCGCATGATCTCGTTGTCGAGAAAGAAGGCAACGGAATCATGCCGGTGCTGAATGGCGTCGACATTGATGAGCGGACCGGCCAGGCGGCTGGCCAGAAGCCGGGATCCACCACCGGTCACGGTTCGGTCGATGGTCGCCAGAAGAGAGCCCTGCTTTTCACCGGACAGTGTTCGGGAAAGCTCGAGATTGGCGCGTGTCGCCGGATCGATCAGCATGCGTCCGGCACCGGCCTCGCGCACCGGCGGGTCGAGCGGCGGCCGTTCGCCAAGCTGTGTCTTTTCGATATAGGACAGGATGCCGGCAGCGGCGGACAGTTCCGCCCGGCTGAACGTGCCGAAGCCGTCGAGCGTTTTCACACCGAAGTAATGCGCAAGCCGGTCGGTCGCAGTGGAACTGTCGAAAAAGGCGCGTGGCACCGGCGACAGGGCCCCGCCGGCCTGTTCGGCCAAAAGCCGCAATTCGTTTTCCTGCAACAGGTTGTCCGCCAGGATCAGCTCCTTCGGGCTGACCTGGGCAAGATCCGCAGCAAGGCGCTGGTGATCGGTTTCGGCAACCTGGAACGTGCCGGTGGACATTTCGATCCAGGCAAGGCCATACACCGCATCGCCCTGCAGGGAGCCGCCCTTCAGCCGGGTGAGCGCCATCAGGTAGTTGTTGCTGGAGGCATCCAGTAGCCGTTCTTCGGTCAACGTACCCGGCGTGACAAGGCGGATCACTTCGCGGCGAACGACGGATTTCGAACCGCGTTTCTTGGCCTCGGCCGGATCTTCGGTCTGTTCGCAGACCGAGACCCGGTGTCCCTTGGCGATCAGCTTCTGCAGATAGTCGTCTGCGGCATGGACGGGCACACCGCACATCGGAATGTCGTCACCCTGGTGTTTGCCGCGTTTGGTCAGCGTGATGCCGAGCGCCGCGGAGGCAATCTCCGCGTCCTCGAAGAACAGCTCGTAAAAGTCGCCCATCCGGTAGAACAGCAGACTGTCCGGATTGGCGGCCTTGATCTCGAGGAATTGGGCCATCATCGGCGTGACTTTGGCATCCGCCGGGGCCAGTTTCTGTGCGCTCTGTCCACTCATAGGAGAGTACTAGCAAACTGTGCGCGCCATTCCACCAAGGGGCTAGGCCATCTTGGCTTGAGGCTTCATTTTGCAGGGGATAAGGTCAGGCTCCCGCCCAGGGGTCAGCTTCGACCGGACCCTTAGAAAAGAGCGACCAAAAGGAAACGCCTGCGTCATGCCCTCCGATAAATCCGCCAAGTCAAATATCAGCTTTACAGATCAGGAAGCCCTGCAGTTTCACCAGGAGGGCCGTCCCGGCAAACTGGAAATTGCACCGACCAAGCCGATGGCGACCCAGCGTGACCTGTCGCTGGCCTATTCGCCGGGCGTGGCCGTGCCGGTGCTCGCGATCGCGGATGACGCCAGCCGCGCCTATGACTACACCACCAAGGGCAACATGGTGGCCGTGATTTCCAACGGCTCCGCCATTCTGGGTCTCGGCAATCTGGGAGCGCTCGCCTCCAAGCCGGTGATGGAGGGCAAGTCCGTGCTCTTCAAGCGGTTTGCCGATGTAGACAGTATCGACCTGGAGGTCGACACCCAGGATGTCGAGGAGTTCATCAACTCGGTGCGCTATCTCGGGCCATCCTTTGGCGGGATCAATCTGGAGGACATCAAGGCACCGGACTGTTTCATCATCGAGCAGCGCTTGCGGGAACTGATGGACATTCCGGTGTTCCACGACGATCAGCACGGCACGGCAATCATCGCCGCGGCCGGTCTGATCAACGCGCTTCACATGACCGGGCGCGACATGAAAGACACCAAGGTGGTCTGCAACGGCGCGGGTGCGGCCGGCATTGCCTGTATCGAACTGGTCAAGGCGATGGGCATCCCGCACGAGAATGTCACGCTCTGCGACACCAAGGGTGTGATCTACAAGGGCCGTGCAGAAGGCATGAACCAGTGGAAATCCGCCCATGCCATCGAGACCAAGGCCCGCTCCCTTTATGACGCGCTGAAGGGTGCGGACGTCTTTTTCGGCGTTTCGGTCAAGGGGGCTCTGACGGCGGACATGCTGAAGGCCATGGCGCCGAACCCGATCATTTTCGCCATGGCCAACCCGGATCCGGAAATCACGCCAGAAGACGCCCATGCCGTGCGCGATGACGCCATCGTCGCCACCGGCCGGTCGGACTACCCGAACCAGGTCAACAACGTGCTCGGTTTTCCCTATATCTTCCGCGGTGCCCTGGACGTGCAGGCGACAACGATCAATGACGACATGAAGGTCGCCTGTGCGAGGGCTCTGGCTGAACTGGCGCGCGAGGAAGTGCCGGACGAGGTTGCCGCCGCCTACCGGGGCAACCGGCCGAAATTCGGACCGGAATACATCATCCCGGTGCCGTTCGATCCGCGCCTGATTTCTGCCATTCCGCCTGCGGTCGCGCAGGCCGCAATGGATTCTGGTGTGGCCCGTCGTCCGATCGTTGATATGGAGGCCTATCGGCACCAGCTTTCGGCACGGCGTGACCCGGTTGCCGGCACCTTGCAGCGGATCTTCTCCAAGGTGCGCCAGCAGCCGAAACGCGTGGTCTTTGCCGAGGGCGAGGAAGAACCGGTGATCCGCGCCGCCGCAAGCTTCGTGTCGCAAGGCCTGGGGGAAGCGATCCT
This genomic interval from Labrenzia sp. VG12 contains the following:
- the mutS gene encoding DNA mismatch repair protein MutS, with translation MSGQSAQKLAPADAKVTPMMAQFLEIKAANPDSLLFYRMGDFYELFFEDAEIASAALGITLTKRGKHQGDDIPMCGVPVHAADDYLQKLIAKGHRVSVCEQTEDPAEAKKRGSKSVVRREVIRLVTPGTLTEERLLDASSNNYLMALTRLKGGSLQGDAVYGLAWIEMSTGTFQVAETDHQRLAADLAQVSPKELILADNLLQENELRLLAEQAGGALSPVPRAFFDSSTATDRLAHYFGVKTLDGFGTFSRAELSAAAGILSYIEKTQLGERPPLDPPVREAGAGRMLIDPATRANLELSRTLSGEKQGSLLATIDRTVTGGGSRLLASRLAGPLINVDAIQHRHDSVAFFLDNEIMRESLRQTLKGAPDMARALSRIALNRGGPRDILSIAQGLEAARSVLDQTASSPVEIPAEIAAARASLEQAPHELGAELVAAIKEEPPLLKRDGGFISSDFNADLDELRALRDESRKVIAKLQADYSEELGVRSLKIKHNNVLGWFIEAPTAQTEKLTADPGRFIHRQTMAGAMRFTTTELADLESKIASAGERSLAIELEIFDRLAQAIIDAGEAIKSAAQGLGILDVSAALAKLAQEEGYVRPTVDDSRAFDIKGGRHPVVERALKKAGGESFVANDADLGPEADEDIGHIWLITGPNMAGKSTFLRQNALIAVLAQMGAFVPAASAHIGVVDRLFSRVGAADDLARGRSTFMVEMVETAAILNQAGDRSLVILDEIGRGTATFDGLSIAWATIEHLHEVNRSRALFATHYHELTALSAKLERLSNATVSVKEWNGEVIFLHEIVPGAADRSYGIQVAKLAGLPASVVERSKQVLGQLEEQDRRSPAENLIDELPLFASIAPPPPSATGFAEPDPFADALDEIDPDDMTPREALEALYQLKKLRVERDG
- a CDS encoding DUF2244 domain-containing protein; translated protein: MSENNPKPEPEDDFERRNRPFFTAVLTPHRSLGPNGFLILMICFGLICFVSGIVFLSIGAWPVFGFFGLDIALLWFAFRLNYRSAQAFEEVSVSRTEIVIRKVGPGKRFQEYSFNPVWVRLKIDRLEDEGVVAVSLTSRGESIDLGNFLNPDDRTSFAGAIANALAVAKAGGV
- a CDS encoding MFS transporter produces the protein MSFQLPRQVVLILFLQFSQSLGVSALIPLMSFFIVEGLGAAPWQIGLYTGIVLPLTLVANRWAGERLDHGYAVRRLLRFSVFAFLTVSALLTQVSNLWMLLLLVAPLTSLSNTGSGIIFTFGRLYAEREGLDITRVNSWLRMTVSLAWMIGPALSFSLVAAFGFTSAFAVAFGIGLAYATLWQIVVPAQFKAEPRPKSDRGKDPINWGLMVAGLICLGFVITNSLFVSAMPLYFVQEVGLPGQTPGLSLSVKCLLEVFVIFGSVRLAERIGIRQVLMLAAVLAATSMLLFAEVTQLWQVIAVSMLEGTYYGLFAGVAISFVQSFAPDRPGRATAVYMNSLFLGGLIGSVSMGFIATATDFRTVLLVAAASSVTALVVLLATLRVQPQSAEQEP
- a CDS encoding DUF2799 domain-containing protein is translated as MWKTLLGSGLLAAGLFALGGCAAVTKEQCVAGDWADLGKAHASVGKPTSHLDEVVKSCGKHGITPDTNAYLSGWHRGVQNYCTPLNGFTLGKQYKTKSPICPPALASRFEHAYQLGFVIWTAENRVDDARSEVRSLEDRLDRLEDDLTDLDCKSKTRKDDRKECRKKRKRLRGKVRDTEYDLRAARDDLEDTRIEAEIVTARINAEAGRQFGW
- the nth gene encoding endonuclease III; translated protein: MSQAKSPAAAKASKRPASKAKPKRKAPSVDNPGRVLKRSRYSKAETYAIFQRFHADNPEPEGELDYVNAYTLLVAVVLSAQATDVGVNRATKHLFEIADTPEKMVALGEDKVREEIRTIGLFKTKAKNVILLSEQLIRDHGGEVPEDREALEKLPGVGRKTANVVLNIFFGHPTIAVDTHLFRLGNRIGIAPGKTPLDVEKAMEKAVPKEFSLHAHHWLILHGRYICKARKPECRRCVIYDLCRSPEKEPFDAVPEIALRTKAQIDKESAA